CGGTCGTCACCAATGAGTTTTAAATAGCAGTCGGCGAACATACGAACACTATGGACCGACCGCTTGTGGTCTACGACGACGAGAACACGGAACTGCTCGAAGAGGCGGGGGAGATCGCCGCCGGCATCGACGCGGAGCTGATCGTCCTCTCGCTGATGACCGCCGACGAGTTCAGGGAGGCCCGCGAGGCGCTCGACGTGGTCGCCCAGGAGGAACACACCGCCTACGACGACAGCGTCGTCATCGACGCGGCGAAGAAACAGGCCCGCGAGGCGGCCAAAGACCTGTTCGACGACGACATCGACTACCGCGTCGTCGGTGCTCGGATCGGCGACGGCGAGAGCGAGGCCGACCGCATCCTCGAGGTCGCCGACGACAACGACGTCGACCACGTGTTCATCACCGGGCAGAAGCGCTCGCCGACGGGCAAAGCCGTCTTCGGCGACCGCGTCCAGTCGATCATCCTCAACTTCGACGGACCGGTGACGAGCCTGCTCGGCTGACGGACGGGAGCCCGCCCGGGTAACGGAAGACTTACTCCGTCCGGCCCGCTGGCCGGACACGATGGACGACCAGCAGCCCTGGCGACGACGAACCCTCCTCCGGCGCGCCGGGACGAGCGGACTCGCCCTGGCGACGCTCGGTGCCGCCGGGCCCGGTGCCGCATCGACAGTCCCCGAGAACGACGACGCCGGCGACCGGTCGGACCCCTCGGCCGCGCTCGACCTGCAGTCGACCGCTTCGGCGGGGCCGACGCGGTGGCCGCAGTTCCAGGCGGAC
The window above is part of the Halosimplex rubrum genome. Proteins encoded here:
- a CDS encoding universal stress protein gives rise to the protein MDRPLVVYDDENTELLEEAGEIAAGIDAELIVLSLMTADEFREAREALDVVAQEEHTAYDDSVVIDAAKKQAREAAKDLFDDDIDYRVVGARIGDGESEADRILEVADDNDVDHVFITGQKRSPTGKAVFGDRVQSIILNFDGPVTSLLG